From the Gramella sp. Hel_I_59 genome, one window contains:
- the pseG gene encoding UDP-2,4-diacetamido-2,4,6-trideoxy-beta-L-altropyranose hydrolase, whose translation MIDQVFIRVDGSLNLGAGHLIRCLALAHMLKDEFTIHFFCLDVPTEIAEEIKKDFLINTISSEEDFFSCITGKEIVVIDHYYLGSDYQKKIKDLGAKLVCIDDRHDQEFFADLIINHSPAAKIENYLAQDYTTYALGPEYALLRPVYFQEYKEGTNSISKENIFICFGGADSRNISKLILEVVSSFQYFKKITVVIGPAYQHENSLSEILEKDLRIQLMNSINDVEMLSAMASAGLAIVPASNVLYEVAVTGAQPIICFYGNAQEELYQYLMKNSNAFCLNVFNFDGEELKIAIRNSLNINSNEPFFLRVEVANSPGNNLKNFRRLASTTGF comes from the coding sequence ATGATAGATCAAGTTTTTATTAGAGTTGATGGAAGTTTAAACTTAGGTGCTGGTCATTTAATACGTTGTTTAGCTTTGGCACATATGCTAAAAGATGAATTTACTATTCATTTTTTTTGTCTCGATGTGCCTACCGAAATTGCAGAGGAAATCAAGAAGGATTTTTTGATAAACACTATCTCTTCAGAAGAAGACTTTTTTTCCTGCATTACTGGTAAAGAAATAGTTGTAATTGATCATTATTATCTGGGGTCTGATTATCAAAAGAAAATAAAAGATCTGGGAGCTAAGTTGGTATGCATAGATGACAGGCATGATCAGGAATTTTTTGCAGATTTGATAATCAATCACTCTCCTGCAGCAAAAATCGAAAATTACCTTGCGCAGGATTATACTACCTATGCGCTGGGACCGGAATATGCGTTGCTAAGACCAGTATATTTTCAGGAATACAAAGAAGGAACAAATTCTATATCGAAGGAAAATATTTTTATATGTTTTGGCGGCGCCGATAGTAGAAACATATCAAAACTAATCCTGGAGGTAGTTAGTTCATTTCAATATTTTAAAAAAATTACAGTGGTAATTGGACCTGCCTATCAACATGAAAATTCATTGAGCGAAATTTTAGAAAAGGATTTGCGGATACAGTTGATGAATTCTATAAATGACGTGGAAATGCTATCGGCAATGGCTTCTGCAGGATTGGCAATCGTCCCGGCCAGCAACGTTTTATATGAAGTAGCAGTTACAGGTGCCCAACCAATAATATGTTTTTATGGTAATGCTCAGGAGGAATTGTATCAATATCTTATGAAAAACAGTAATGCTTTTTGTTTAAATGTATTCAATTTCGATGGGGAAGAGCTAAAGATAGCAATTAGGAATTCTTTGAATATCAATTCTAATGAGCCTTTCTTTCTCAGGGTAGAAGTAGCTAATTCCCCTGGTAATAATCTAAAAAATTTTAGAAGATTGGCTAGTACTACAGGTTTTTGA